The stretch of DNA AGGAAGGAAAGGAACGGGTGGCAAAGGCTGCAAGGTAATCTATAATATTGCGGCTTTGCCGCAATCATTTTTTTTATTTTCAAGGACGGAATCTTTTTTTTATTAATACAGATACTTAAAAACCAGATAATTAATAATCAGATACTAGAATTTATTGAGGAAATAGATATGGGACGAAGGAAAAAGATGGTTGAGCGCGTGACTGTACTTATGAATGAACCTGAAAATGTCAGGAATATCGGAATAGTTGCACACATCGATCATGGAAAGACAACTCTTACAGATAATATCCTTGCCGGTGCCGGTATGATCTCAAAGGAACTGGCAGGCAAGCAGTTGTTCACAGATTCAGATGAAGAAGAGCAGGAGCGAGGTATCACTATTGACTCTGCCTGTGTTTCAATGGTACATGAGTTCGAGGACGGCGAATACCTGATCAATCTTATTGATACGCCGGGCCATGTGGATTTCGGCGGTGATGTGACCAGGGCCATGAGGGCCGTAGATGGTGCTGTGGTAGTTGTGGATGCAGTGGAAGGTACCATGCCACAGACAGAGACCGTGCTCAGGCAGGCATTAAAGGAACATGTGAAGCCTGTACTGTTTATAAACAAAGTGGACAGGCTGATCAATGAGTTGCAAGTAGACTCCCAGGAGATGCAGATCAGGCTGGGCAAGGTCATCGATCATGTGAATAAGCTCATCAAGGGCATGAACGAAGAGAAATACAAAGCAGGATGGCGTATGGATGCTGCCAGCGGCACTGTAGCCTTTGGTTCTGCCCTGTATAACTGGGCTATAAGCGTACCGTTTATGAAGAAATCAGGCATAGGGTTCAATGATGTTTACAATTACTGCAAGGAAGAAAACCAAAAGGAACTGGCAGATAAATGCCCGCTTCATGAGGTTTTAAATGATATGATCATCCGGTTCCTGCCCAATCCACTTACTGCCCAGAAGGATAGGGTGAATGTGATATGGCATGGCGATAAGGAATCCACGGAAGGTAAGGATATGCTAAATGCCAACCGTGACGGTGATGTGGCATTAATGGTCACAAATATCTCATTGGACCCCCATGCGGGCGAAGTGGCCACTGGCAGGTTGTTCAGCGGTACACTGAAAAGAGGTATGGAACTTAACGTAACAGGCTCTGTAAAGACGAACAGGCTGCAGCAGGTGGGGATTTTCATGGGCCCGGAAAGGCTGGAAGTGGAACAGATCCCTGCCGGTAATATCGCAGCAGTCACCGGCCTGAAGGATGCCTATGTTGGTGCTACGGTATCGTCCATGGATGACATGATACCTTTTGAGGCCATCCAGCATGCCAGTGAACCTGTGGTTACAGTGGCTGTGGAAGCAAAGCACATGAAGGACCTGCCTAAGCTGGTTGAGGTGCTGCGGCAAGTGGCAAAGGAGGATAATACCCTAAAAGTTACTATCGATGAAGAGACTGGTGAGCACCTGATGTCAGGTATGGGTGAACTCCATCTTGAGGTCATAGGCCACAGGATCGAACGTGATAAGGGTGTGGAGATCACTACGAGTCCGCCTATTGTGGTTTACAGGGAAACGATCCAGAAACATGCCGGTCCGGTGGAGGGTAAGAGTCCGAACCGTCACAATAGGTTCTACATCGAAGTAGAACCCATGGATAGCAATATCGTGGACCTTATTAAATCCGGTGAGGTATCCATGCGTATGCCAGAACTGGAGCGACGTGAGAAGTTCATGGAGGCCGGGCTTAAAAAGGATGAATCAAAAGGTGTTACCCATATATATGAATCAAATATCTTAATCAATATGACCAAGGGTATACAGTACCTGAACGAGACCATGGAACTGATCATCGATGGGTTTGAAGAGGTTATGAAAGCCGGCCCGCTCACAAGGGAACCATGTCAGGCAATTAGGGTCACGCTCGTAGATGCAAAGCTGCACGAGGATGCGGTACACAGGGGTCCGGCCCAGGTTATACCTGCGTCAAGGCAGGCTATACAGGCTGCTATGCTCATGGCTGATGATACATTACTGGAGCCATACCAGAAGGTATACATCCAGACTCCACAGAATAATATGGGTGGGGCCACTTCAGAGATTCAGGGGCGAAGGGGTATTATTATTAATATGTCCCAGGAAGGGGACATGACCATCATCGAGAGCAAGGCTCCGGTGGCTGAACTCTTTGGGTTTGCAGGCGATATCAGGTCTGCCACTGAGGGTCGTGCCATGTGGAGTACCGAGTTCGCAGGATTCGAGACATTACCGGCAAGCCTGCTGAAAGAAATAGTGTTAGAGATACGCCAGCGAAAGGGATTGAAATCTGAAGTACCAAAAGCCAGTGATTTTGTAGGTCAGTAACTGGGCATTGAAAAGCAAATGGAATCAAGCTGCAATTGACACAAAGTTTAAAAGCAGTAAAATCTATAAAGACATTAAATCTACAATAATAAAATAAAGATTGGAGGATTAAGTATGGCAGAGAAACCACATATGAACCTGGCTGTTATCGGTCATATCGACCATGGTAAATCAACCCTTGTGGGTCGATTGATGTATGATACAGGGGCCGTAGAGGCGCATGTTATTGAGAAGTATAAGGAAGAAGCAAAGGCAAAAGGAAAGGAATCCTTCGCTTTTGCATGGGTCATGGACTCACTCAAAGAGGAGCGGGAAAGGGGTATCACCATCGATATCGCACACCAGCGGTTTGATACTGATAAGTATTATTTTACAGTGGTAGACTGTCCCGGTCACCGTGACTTTGTTAAGAACATGATAACAGGCGCATCCCAGGCAGATGCCGCTATCCTGGTGGTATCAGGTAAGGACAGTGTACAGGCACAGACAAAGGAACATGTGTTCCTGTCCAGGACACTGGGTATCAACCAGCTCATCATTGCGATCAATAAGATGGACGAGATCAACTATGATGAGGCTAAATATAACAAGGCAAAGGAAGATGTCAGTGCACTGCTGAAGATTGTAGGATTCAAGCCTGCTGAAATGAATTTTATCCCCACATCGGCTTTTAAGGGCGATAACATTGCCAAAAGGAGCGAAAATACTAAATGGTATAATGGTCCGTCAATCCTGGAAGCACTTGATGAACTCAAGGAACCTGAAAAGCCCACCAAACTGCCGCTGCGTATTCCTGTACAGGACGCATATACCATCAGCGGTATAGGTACTGTACCTGTAGGACGTGTTGAGACCGGTATCATGAAAAAAGGTGAAGATGTTATCTTCCAGCCAAGTGGTGCTACAGGTGAGGTCAAGTCCATTGAGATGCATCATGAAGAGCAACCCGAGGCAGTTCCCGGTGATAATATCGGATGGAACGTCAGGGGTATCGGAAAGAACGATGTCAGAAGAGGCGATGTGTGTGGACACTCAAGCAAACCACCAACAGTAGCAGAAGAGTTTACTGCACAGATCGTGGTGCTTCAGCACCCGTCAGCTATTTCAGCAGGATATACACCTGTGTTCCACTGTCATACAGCCCAGACAGCCTGTACACTTATGTCACTGGACAAGAAACTTGATCCAAAGACTGGTGAGATGAAGGAAGAGAACCCGACTTTCATTAAGGCGGGCGATGCGGCAATCGTGACTGTGAGACCTACCAGGCCCCTTGTTATAGAGAATGTGAAAGAGATCCCGCAGATGGGACGCTTTGCTATTCGTGATATGGGTCAGACTGTGGCCGCTGGAATGGTCATCAGTATTAAGGCGAGGCCATAAGCCTCACTCTCCTCTTTTTTTTGGAGTTTTTTTTAATGGTACAAAAAGCAAGGATACGATTATCAGGGACAAGTACTTCAACACTTGACACCCTGTGCAATCAAGTGAAGAGTATAGCAGAGAAGACCGGGGTCAATATTTCAGGCCCCATACCAATGCCTACAAAGAAACTGGTGGTACCATCCTTAAAGAGTCCTGATGGTGAGGGGACAGCTACATGGGACCACTGGGAGATGCGTGTACATAAACGGCTTATTGACCTGGATGCAGACGAGCGGGCATTGAGACAGCTTATGCGGTTACAGGTCCCGAAAGATATAAGTATTGAGATTGTGCTGACTTCATAGTAAATTAATCTTTTTTCCACAGGGATTTTTACGGGGGTATTCATACCCTTTAGTTTTTATCCTTGGGTGCAAACCCAAGATTTTATAATTCTTATACTCTTTATGTGATATGGTGAATCAGATGATTATTGGTTTTCAGGTTAAAAATATCGAATCAAAGTCGTTTATAGGTCCCGAAGGTGCAAAGCATCAAAAAAGCATTAACATTAATTTTGATATTAATATAAGGAATCCCACACTTGTGGTACAGAATACTCCTTTTGGAGAAAAACAGGTAATCAGGCTGGAGTATGCCCTGTCTATCAATTACCTGAACCCAAATATTGGCTATATCAGGTTTGAAGGTTCTACGGATTATTTCCAGGATGCTGATCTGGAAGCACTGCATAAACAGTGGACTGCCGGGTCTGCGCCACCTGCGGTGCAAAACGAAGTAGCTAATACTATGGTGAGTAACCTGGCACCTATGGCGCTGACTATATCCAAGACGCTGGGGTTGCCGCCTGCTGTGCCGCTGCCTGCTATTAATTTTCAGGGTAAGCAGAAGAAGCCTGAAGAGCCAACGTATTATCACGGGTGAGAAAGGGTTCTTTTAAGGTATTGTAGCATAGTGTCAAGTCAACCATGAAACGTATAGCGACCATCTGCCCTATTTTATATGGCGTAGGCGGATTTAAATAAATCAGTGCGACACTTTACGCTTGACTTGACAATAAAGTATGAAGTTGTTCTACATGGCTAACTCTTCTGCTTTTTTTGTATAACCTGATTTTGATATTACGGCAAAGTGGTCGGTTCTGTCATTGATGTTCCAATCCACGAAGCCGGATTTATCCAGTAGGACGGTAAGTACGTCAATACCGGTTATCATGTTCTGTCATTTGCATTCCCAAAAAAGGATATTTTTTGAATCCTCATAAAATACTACCTATCAGTATTATGAGACTTTTTAATTTATTCTGATCAAGTGGGATAAATGGATCCTGGCAAAGAAGATTAAACACATAGAACACAGAGTATTATTGTTCATATATACACCTTATTGCAAGAGCAACATAAAAGTATCTTGTAGCCTACTCGAAAAGTAGGCCGAGAGGGATAACAAGTATTTTGTTTGGGATGCGTTCCCGTGAGAAAACCTGTTACCCTCTCATCCTTTTAATACACGAATAAGTACGTTTTGGACATATAAATAAATATGTATGTGACGTTAAGAAATCAACTGCCATAATGCTGTCGAGCGAAGCGAACCCTAGAGGGGCGACAGCTTTATGAGCGGTTGATTTTAGTCACGTTGGCAGGGGATGACATGGAATCCAGAACAACAACATGTATATTTCGGGCATTTGGGGAGGGAGCGGCCCTGCCTCGTGCTGAACAAACCGAAAGGTATAATAGTACGTTTTCTCTGTGTTCTCAGTGGTAAAATTACAATTAGCTGAAGATTTAAGTGTTGAGACATTAGCATCGATGATTTTTATTGAAGTCATCTATCGATAACTTCTATCGAAGTCATCTATCGAATATTAGGTTCTTGACTATAATTATTGAAAGATGCAGGAAATCATACAAATCATACTTTATGCAGTGAAAAAACCAGGACGTAGGGATATGAGAATTGCAAAACAGAAACGTAAGACCAGGGAGACTGAAATTGGAATGAAACTTAACCTGGACGGCAGCGGGTCTGCCGATATAGATACTGGTATCGCTTTTTTTGATCATATGCTGACTTCACTGACCAGGCATGGTGGACTTGACCTCACTATAAATGCCACTGGGGATGTGCATGTGGATGAGCACCATACTATAGAGGATGTGGGTATTGTGCTGGGAAAAACCCTTGAAAAAGCACTGGGTGACAAAAAGGGGATAGTAAGGTTCGGGGAAGCGAGGATACCCATGGATGAGGCGCTGGCAGAGGTAGCGCTGGACCTGGGGGGTAGGAGTTATCTTGCTTTTGATGCACGGTTCATGAGCCCGAAGGTGGGCGATTTCGGCACCCAGATGACCAGGCATTTTTTTGAGTCTTTGGTCAGCAATGCGGGTATTAATGTGCATATGAAGGTGGAAGGTGAGAACGACCACCACAAGATCGAGGTGCTGTTCAAGGCTTTTGCGGTGGCGCTGAAGCGGGCTGCAGCTGTGGTTGGGGACGATGTGCCCAGTACCAAGGGTGTGCTGTGAGACTTTGCCTGGTAGTTTGGTAAGATACTATCTGTTAGAGTTTACCCCTTCATTTCTACTGCAACTAATAATAGTGTAGAATGTTGCAGGGACTGGGAATATCCGGCCTTGGGACAAAATTACTCAATCTGCAGTCCCATAATTTCGCAGTCTTCTTCAGTAAGCTCCACCACACGGACATAATACTCGGCAGAAAATCGTTCTAAAAAATCTATAATCCGCTTTTCATACTTATCCTGAATGACAAATACCCCACGTATGAGCTTACGATATGGGATATCATCCAGGATATTCGAATACAATACTTGTGAGTTTCCCGAAACCAACTGGGATCTGTATGACTATGCTCAGATCAAAGAGTTTGCCAACTACTTAAATGATCTAAGAGATCTTGTTGATGAAGCTGACAAACGAATGAAAAAACTGACTTGTTAAAGATGGGATATATATCATTCACTGTCTCCTTCCAGTTTAATCTTTTCCTGAAATAATTTCAGGCTCAAGATGCACAACCACATCCTTTACACCTTCCACCCTCTCCTTGATGCGGTTCTCAACTGCATGGGCTAAGCAGTGCGCCTCATCCATATGCATATCTGCCCTTACATGCACGTGCAGGTCCACATAGACATTATCGGCTGTACCCCTGGTCCTGATATGGTGGCAGTCCTCAACCCCCTTTATTTCCAGTGCAATCCCACACAGCATATCAGTATCCAGGACCGATGTGTCCAGCAGAGTGAAGGATACTTCCCTCACCACATCCAGCCCGGCCTTGGCAATGACCAATGCGATTACGATACCTGCAACTACATCGATCATAGGGTAGCCTGCCTTAACTGCTATCAGACTGCAGATAACGCCAATAGATACGAAGATATCACTCCTGGTGTGGAGGGAATCGGCAACCAGTATCTGGCTGTTATATTCCCTGCCCTTCCGGCTTTCAAGTATGGTGACAAAAAGGTTAACGGCCATGGTACCCAGCATGATGGCAAAACTCAATGAGGTGACCCTGGGGATAGAAGGTTCATATATGGTTTGAATGGCACCCCTGGCCACTTCGAACCCTGTGATGAGCAGCAGGCCGGCTATGAACAGCGAGGCGAACTGCTCATGTTTGCGGTGCCCGTAGGGGTGGGATTCATCGGGCGGACGGGACGCCACCCAGATACCCAGCATTCCCACCGTGGTCGATGCACCGTCCATTAAGGAATGGAAACCGTCAGCCTTCATGCTGATAGAACCGGTCAGGTGACCGTATACCAGCTTTGCAAATGCTACAACCAGATTCAATGACAGCGCTAAGGCCTGTACTTTAATTATCTTTTTATATTTCATGTCCACGCCTGGGAATTGACCAGTCTATATCATTTTACGGTCTTTATCAGTATACAGTCAATATCAGTATATTATCCGGCACAATATTTCTATACTTCTCTATCATATGATGCCCCATGACAAAGATATACCTGGGAAAAATGGTGCTGCACTGGTGCCCCCAATGCGATCTACCGGTACTGGAGCCCATATGTGCATGCGGCTCACCTGCTGGTAAGGTCAGGGTTACACCGCCCGGTGATATCAGGCCCACATTCCCCCATGATATTAACCTTATCAATGCTACTGCTATAACGCAGTTCGGCAGTCCCTTGATACCTGACGGGACTATCGCCATCATGAATAAAGTGCCATCGGACGACAGGATGGAAGAGATCATAGCCAGTGGAGTGCCCCTTGCCAATATCAGGTTCGATGTGGAGTCAGGTAAGTGGGTACTGCTGCCCAGGATGGAAGGGGCAGCCAGGATATTCACTAAAATGGAGGGGCGCAGCAACTGGGTGGTGATCGACGAATCGGCAGTACCGTTCATAGAAAAAGGTGCCAGCACGCTGGCACCCGGCGTTATCGATGCCGACCCTGGGATCATCCCGGGCGCTGAGGTGATAGTGGTATCGCCTGATGGCATACCTGTGTCTGCCGGCAGGGCTAAGATGAACGGTAGGGAAATGGTGGAAGCCAAAAGGGGCGTGGCTGTCAAGACCAGGTGGAGCGGGATTGTTGAAACAGTTGCAGCACCCGTCCCCCATTCATGGGATGATGTAGTTACTGCTAATCTTAATATCCTAAAAGATTTTGAAGCTAAAGCCCATGCGTTTATCAGGAACGTGTCCCAATCCACAAACCGACCTGTAAGTGTATCATACTCGGGGGGCAAGGACAGCCTGGTCACCTTGCTGCTGGTAATGGACTGCCTGGATGGCTTCAATGTCTTGTTCGCTGATACCGGACTGGAGTTCCCAGAGACACTGGAGAATGTAAAAGAGGTTGGCAGGCATTACGGCCTGACTGTGAAAACCTTTTATGCAGGGGACGTGTTCTGGGACTCAATCGATACTTTCGGACCACCCACGGTTGAGGCGAGATGGTGCTGCAAGACCTGTAAACTGGGCCCGATCTCCACGCTCATTGAAGAGAACTTCCCAGAAGGCTGCCTGACATTTATCGGTCAGCGCAAGTACGAAAGCGAGGGCCGGGCCAGGAGTGATAAGATATGGAAGAATCCCTGGATAGGTAACCAGATAGCGGCCTCGCCGATCCAGAACTGGACTGCGCTGCATATCTGGCTGTACCTCTTCTGGAAAGGGGCGCCGTACAATCCGTTGTATGAACAGGGGTTCGACCGCATCGGCTGCTGGCTGTGTCCCTCGGGAAGCATGGCTGAGATGTCGCGTATTAAGGATATTCATCCTGAAATGTGGGCCAGGTTCGAGGAGAAGCTGCACTCCCATGCAGAGAAGTTCGGCTACGGGAAGGGCTGGGTAGATTACGGGCTGTGGCGCTGGCAAAATCCTCCGAAAGTGCAGCGTAAAATGGCAGAGAGGCTGGGCATCAACCTGGTACCTGAAGGGTTCGGCGGGGAGATGGAGTTCTCAATGGTGTCTGGGTACAGGCCATGTAAGGCTGGCGGGGTTTCGGCTGAGGGTAGTTTTGGTGTGCCCCTGAACCTTGAGGCAATCGAGGGTTCGGGTATGATGAGAGTGCTGGGTGAGGTGCATTCCATGGATGGTGTGATCACATCCAGCCAGGGTGAGGATAATGTGCAGGTGTTCGCATCTGGCACTGTGACTGCCAGGAGCGATACTGATGCCAGAGCCAGGCGGTTGATGAGGGGGGCCGAATCTTCGATCCGGCGGGCGCTGGAGTGTACGGGCTGCGGGCTGTGTGTGGGTAAGTGCAAGGTGCGGGGTGTGAAGGTTAAGGATGGGTGGGCTATGGTGAATGAGAACTGTACGCATTGTGGGCTGTGTTTGAAAGCATGCCCGGTGGTGCGGTATTTGAATACCAAAGATCTATCGAATATATGATGAGTATACTTAACGTAGAATCGAATTTGGGTTAATTATACATGACACACATTAGACAGGTGCTGCCGGACTCCAATGAATAGTGGAAGGGTATAAGTTTTTAGTGGATGACTATTTTGGGTAGCTATCCTAAAGTACTGAAAGTGACTGGAACGATTTTAAATTTTGATATTCACTTAACATAGTTCCAGGAGGAATCGAATGCCACGTTTTACTCTCTTAGACATAGTTTTGCCACATATCTACTGGAAAGTGGTACAGACATGCAGTATATCCAGGAGTTGCCTGAGCACAAAAGTTCAAAGATAACAGAAATATATACACATATCTGTACCAAGAATGTAGGTAAGTTTAAAAACCCATTGGATAGTTTACAGATAAAAGAAGGAGAATCACTTATTGACCCAGCTTGAATACATCGAAGCTATTGAAAAGCGCCTCTGGGGTGTGGTGGACACAATGCGGGCTAACTCCAACTACGCCAGCAACGAGTACTTCCTACCCGTGATGGGGCTGGTGTTTCTCAGGCACGCCTACAGCTGCCATCTTGCGGTGAAGGGTGGTATCGAGGCTAACCTTCCCACCCGCGGCGTCAAGACGCGAGCGCTGACCAAGAAGGATTTCTCCGGGCAGGGCGCTATTTTCCTTCAACCCAGGGCGCAGTTCGACCATCTCGTGGCCCTGCCCGGCAGCGAAGACCGCTCCAAGGCGATCATTGAAGCAATGGAGTCTATAGAAGGCGACTACGACAACCTGCGTGGTGTCCTTCCCAAGAGCGAATATCAGGAACTGGATGACGATGTACTCGGCCAGCTCTTGCGGACGCTCAACCCCGACGAGCTGGCGAAATATAATGAGTCACTCACCCAAGCCCGCAACCTCCTCCTGCCGCGCTTGATGAATGGGGAGGTTGTCGTTTGAGCTTAATTGTTTTCGTCAAACTCATTGCTTTGTGCGAATGGTTTACTGTAAAGCATAAACGTACTGTAACCTCAACCAGATACTCTCAAGCCGCTGTCGGTCTTGACGAGGGTTTGAGTGAACGGAGCGTTGGGTGCGTTAACATCTATGTAGCCATGTTGGTTTTTATGGCGACGATACGGGCAAGCATGCTTTTGGAGGCAGTCTGATGCCAGCCTTTGTAACCAACGGACCCGATATCCCAGAGAGTCTATTGCGGGCACACGAAGATGGCCGTGTTGTATTTTTCTGCGGCGCTGGCATTTCATACCCGGCAGATCTGCCGGATTTTTGCGGTTTGATGGATCGGGTATATAGGGAGTTGGATACGACGTGGACGCAGTACCCAATCGAGAAGCAGGCTTATGATAATAAACAGTACGATGCGATGCTGGATCAGTTGGAACGCCGCTACCCCGGTCATCGCTTTAAGGTCAGAAAGGCGTTGGCAAACGTTCTCAAGCCCAAGTGGCGCAAAAAAGGCGCTACAACGACCCACCAGGCACTGCTGCAACTGGCTATTGATCACAAGGGCAAGACCAGGCTAGTTACCACCAACTTTGACCGCATTTTCAAGTCCATAATAACACGGCATAAGCCTGAGATTCCGAGCTTTGATGCTCCTCTCCTGCCCATTCCAAAACCGACCCGTTGGCGTGGTGTGGTGCATCTGCACGGTTTATTACCTACTTCGGCCGACGAAACTGCGCTCAATCGCTTGGTTTTGACCAGTAGCGATTTTGGTCTGGCATACCTCACTGAGCGTTGGGCGGCTCGTTTTGTCAGCGAGTTGTTCCGAAATTACACGGTTTGCTTCGTCGGTTATGGCATCAACGACCCGGTATTGCGCTACATGATGGATGCGCTCGCCGCCGATGAGTTACTTGGTGAAACTCGACCTGAAGCCTATGCCTTCGCAAACTTCCGCGATGGCGAACGGGACCAGGCGCAGATCGAATGGGAAACTAAAGGTGCCATTCCGCTGCTATACGAAGTGCCTACGGATACACAAAATCACTCAGCGCTTCATCTCACCCTCAAAGAGTGGGCTGACACGTATCGCGATGGTGTGAGTGGCAAGAAAATGATTATAACGAAGCATGCGAGTACGCCGCCGTTGACATCGTCGCGGTCAGACTTTGCCGTCGGTCGCGTGCTGTGGGCATTGACAGACTGGCTGGCAGCCAAACACTTTGCCGACCTAAATCCCGTTCCCCCATTAGAATGGCTCGAACCGCTGACTAAAGCCCAGTTTAGTCATGACGACTTGGCGTGCTTCGGGGTGGTTCCCAAAAGCGAAAAAGATGAAAATCTGATTTTTAGCGTCATTAGCCGTCCAGCACCGTATACACATGCGCCCTTGATGTGCATTGTTGACATGGGTGCCCAGGTAAGCTATTGGGACGAACTCATGTTCCAATTGGCACATTGGCTCACGCGGCATCTCGATGACCCTAAACTAATACTTTGGTTGTCCAATCAAGGCGGCCAGTTGCATAAGCGATTCGCATCTATGGTCCGGAGTCGAATTGAATACCTTGATAAGCTGGTACACGATGACAATCAGACTGAACTCGAACGTATCCGCGCTGCTGCTCCCAGAGCCATACCAAGCCGATTAATGCGTATCCTCTGGAGGCTGCTGTTGTCCGGGTGTGTGAAGTCACCTCAAATCAATTTAGATCTCTACGATTGGTTACGCCGCTTTGAGCAGGACGGCCTCACGCCGACCTTGTGTATGGAACTACGTGAGTTTTTGAGGCCATATGTGATTCTTCGTGAACCATTCCGTTGGGACGAAGAAATAACCGACCTGCACGAGGCGAAGTCCATTAAAGATCTTGTAGAATGGGATATCGTACTGTCCAGCGATCATGTTCATTCCATGTTGCGCGATCAGGCGAACAAGCCGGGTTGGCAGGCGGCACTACCAGATTTGTTGCAGGACGTCACCGTTCTACTGCGTGATGCGCTCGATCTGATGCGGGAATTAAGCGGCGCAGAAGACAAGAGCGATTTGTCCTATCTCGATCAGCCTTCAATCAGCGAGCACGAACAGAACATAGGTTTTCCCGACTGGACGGCATTGATCGAACTCACACGCGATGCTTGGTTGGCTACGGTGCAGACCAATCCAGCACAGGCACGGCATGCCGCAGAAGGCTGGTGGCAGGTGCCTTATCCGCTATTCAAACGGCTGGCCTTTTTTGCTGCGACACAGAGCGATGTAATTCCTCCTCCTCATGCGCTCAGCTGGCTGCTGGCCGATAATCACAAGTGGCTGTGGTCAATTATAACCAAGCGCGAAGCAATACGCCTGTTGGTGTCACTAACGCCAAAGTTGGATGCATTGGGGATAACTGAATTGGAGCAAGCCATTTTGGAGGGGCCACCGCATGAGATGTTTATGGAT from ANME-2 cluster archaeon encodes:
- a CDS encoding elongation factor EF-2 is translated as MGRRKKMVERVTVLMNEPENVRNIGIVAHIDHGKTTLTDNILAGAGMISKELAGKQLFTDSDEEEQERGITIDSACVSMVHEFEDGEYLINLIDTPGHVDFGGDVTRAMRAVDGAVVVVDAVEGTMPQTETVLRQALKEHVKPVLFINKVDRLINELQVDSQEMQIRLGKVIDHVNKLIKGMNEEKYKAGWRMDAASGTVAFGSALYNWAISVPFMKKSGIGFNDVYNYCKEENQKELADKCPLHEVLNDMIIRFLPNPLTAQKDRVNVIWHGDKESTEGKDMLNANRDGDVALMVTNISLDPHAGEVATGRLFSGTLKRGMELNVTGSVKTNRLQQVGIFMGPERLEVEQIPAGNIAAVTGLKDAYVGATVSSMDDMIPFEAIQHASEPVVTVAVEAKHMKDLPKLVEVLRQVAKEDNTLKVTIDEETGEHLMSGMGELHLEVIGHRIERDKGVEITTSPPIVVYRETIQKHAGPVEGKSPNRHNRFYIEVEPMDSNIVDLIKSGEVSMRMPELERREKFMEAGLKKDESKGVTHIYESNILINMTKGIQYLNETMELIIDGFEEVMKAGPLTREPCQAIRVTLVDAKLHEDAVHRGPAQVIPASRQAIQAAMLMADDTLLEPYQKVYIQTPQNNMGGATSEIQGRRGIIINMSQEGDMTIIESKAPVAELFGFAGDIRSATEGRAMWSTEFAGFETLPASLLKEIVLEIRQRKGLKSEVPKASDFVGQ
- the tuf gene encoding translation elongation factor EF-1 subunit alpha is translated as MAEKPHMNLAVIGHIDHGKSTLVGRLMYDTGAVEAHVIEKYKEEAKAKGKESFAFAWVMDSLKEERERGITIDIAHQRFDTDKYYFTVVDCPGHRDFVKNMITGASQADAAILVVSGKDSVQAQTKEHVFLSRTLGINQLIIAINKMDEINYDEAKYNKAKEDVSALLKIVGFKPAEMNFIPTSAFKGDNIAKRSENTKWYNGPSILEALDELKEPEKPTKLPLRIPVQDAYTISGIGTVPVGRVETGIMKKGEDVIFQPSGATGEVKSIEMHHEEQPEAVPGDNIGWNVRGIGKNDVRRGDVCGHSSKPPTVAEEFTAQIVVLQHPSAISAGYTPVFHCHTAQTACTLMSLDKKLDPKTGEMKEENPTFIKAGDAAIVTVRPTRPLVIENVKEIPQMGRFAIRDMGQTVAAGMVISIKARP
- a CDS encoding 30S ribosomal protein S10; translated protein: MVQKARIRLSGTSTSTLDTLCNQVKSIAEKTGVNISGPIPMPTKKLVVPSLKSPDGEGTATWDHWEMRVHKRLIDLDADERALRQLMRLQVPKDISIEIVLTS
- the hisB gene encoding imidazoleglycerol-phosphate dehydratase HisB produces the protein MRIAKQKRKTRETEIGMKLNLDGSGSADIDTGIAFFDHMLTSLTRHGGLDLTINATGDVHVDEHHTIEDVGIVLGKTLEKALGDKKGIVRFGEARIPMDEALAEVALDLGGRSYLAFDARFMSPKVGDFGTQMTRHFFESLVSNAGINVHMKVEGENDHHKIEVLFKAFAVALKRAAAVVGDDVPSTKGVL
- a CDS encoding cation transporter, producing MKYKKIIKVQALALSLNLVVAFAKLVYGHLTGSISMKADGFHSLMDGASTTVGMLGIWVASRPPDESHPYGHRKHEQFASLFIAGLLLITGFEVARGAIQTIYEPSIPRVTSLSFAIMLGTMAVNLFVTILESRKGREYNSQILVADSLHTRSDIFVSIGVICSLIAVKAGYPMIDVVAGIVIALVIAKAGLDVVREVSFTLLDTSVLDTDMLCGIALEIKGVEDCHHIRTRGTADNVYVDLHVHVRADMHMDEAHCLAHAVENRIKERVEGVKDVVVHLEPEIISGKD
- a CDS encoding phosphoadenosine phosphosulfate reductase family protein, whose protein sequence is MTKIYLGKMVLHWCPQCDLPVLEPICACGSPAGKVRVTPPGDIRPTFPHDINLINATAITQFGSPLIPDGTIAIMNKVPSDDRMEEIIASGVPLANIRFDVESGKWVLLPRMEGAARIFTKMEGRSNWVVIDESAVPFIEKGASTLAPGVIDADPGIIPGAEVIVVSPDGIPVSAGRAKMNGREMVEAKRGVAVKTRWSGIVETVAAPVPHSWDDVVTANLNILKDFEAKAHAFIRNVSQSTNRPVSVSYSGGKDSLVTLLLVMDCLDGFNVLFADTGLEFPETLENVKEVGRHYGLTVKTFYAGDVFWDSIDTFGPPTVEARWCCKTCKLGPISTLIEENFPEGCLTFIGQRKYESEGRARSDKIWKNPWIGNQIAASPIQNWTALHIWLYLFWKGAPYNPLYEQGFDRIGCWLCPSGSMAEMSRIKDIHPEMWARFEEKLHSHAEKFGYGKGWVDYGLWRWQNPPKVQRKMAERLGINLVPEGFGGEMEFSMVSGYRPCKAGGVSAEGSFGVPLNLEAIEGSGMMRVLGEVHSMDGVITSSQGEDNVQVFASGTVTARSDTDARARRLMRGAESSIRRALECTGCGLCVGKCKVRGVKVKDGWAMVNENCTHCGLCLKACPVVRYLNTKDLSNI